Proteins encoded in a region of the Eschrichtius robustus isolate mEscRob2 chromosome 14, mEscRob2.pri, whole genome shotgun sequence genome:
- the TWSG1 gene encoding twisted gastrulation protein homolog 1 isoform X2, with product MKSPSVVMLTVAILVFLTWVPVSLSCNKALCASDVSKCLIQELCQCRPGEGNCSCCKECMLCLGTLWDECCDCVGMCNPRNYSDTPPTSKSTVEELHEPIPSLFRALTEGDTQLNWNIVSFPVAEELSHHENLVSFLETVNQPHHQNVSVPSNNVHAPYSSDKEHMCTVVYFDDCMSIHQCKISCESMGASKYRWFHNACCLYMDQVFLSNKGYHTVGG from the exons ATGAAGTCACCCTCTGTTGTTATGCTTACTGTAGCCATCCTGGTGTTCCTGACATGGGTCCCCGTGTCACTGAGTTGTAACAAAGCACTCTGTGCTAGTGATGTGAGCAAATGCCTCATTCAG GAGCTCTGCCAGTGCCGACCTGGAGAAGGAAATTGTTCCTGCTGCAAGGAGTGTATGCTGTGTCTCGGGACCCTTTGGGATGAGTGCTGTGACTGCGTTG gtatGTGTAATCCTCGCAACTACAGTGACACGCCTCCAACTTCAAAGAGCACAGTGGAGGAGCTTCATGAACCCATCCCTTCTCTCTTCCGGGCACTCACAGAAGGAGACACTCAGTTGAACTGGAACATTGTTTCCTTCCCTGTTGCAGAAGAACTTTCACATCATGAGAATCTTGTTTCATTTTTAGAAACCGTGAACCAGCCACACCACCAAAATGTGTCTGTTCCCAGCAATAATGTTCATGCACCTTATTCCAGTGACAAAG aacacATGTGTACTGTGGTTTATTTTGATGACTGCATGTCCATACATCAGTGTAAAATATCCTGCGAGTCCATGGGGGCATCCAAATATCGCTGGTTCCATAACGCCTGCT GTTTGTATATGGATCAGGTGTTCTTGTCAAACAAGGGTTATCACACAGTAGGAGGTTAA
- the TWSG1 gene encoding twisted gastrulation protein homolog 1 isoform X1 yields the protein MKSPSVVMLTVAILVFLTWVPVSLSCNKALCASDVSKCLIQELCQCRPGEGNCSCCKECMLCLGTLWDECCDCVGMCNPRNYSDTPPTSKSTVEELHEPIPSLFRALTEGDTQLNWNIVSFPVAEELSHHENLVSFLETVNQPHHQNVSVPSNNVHAPYSSDKEHMCTVVYFDDCMSIHQCKISCESMGASKYRWFHNACCECIGPECIDYGSKTVKCMNCMF from the exons ATGAAGTCACCCTCTGTTGTTATGCTTACTGTAGCCATCCTGGTGTTCCTGACATGGGTCCCCGTGTCACTGAGTTGTAACAAAGCACTCTGTGCTAGTGATGTGAGCAAATGCCTCATTCAG GAGCTCTGCCAGTGCCGACCTGGAGAAGGAAATTGTTCCTGCTGCAAGGAGTGTATGCTGTGTCTCGGGACCCTTTGGGATGAGTGCTGTGACTGCGTTG gtatGTGTAATCCTCGCAACTACAGTGACACGCCTCCAACTTCAAAGAGCACAGTGGAGGAGCTTCATGAACCCATCCCTTCTCTCTTCCGGGCACTCACAGAAGGAGACACTCAGTTGAACTGGAACATTGTTTCCTTCCCTGTTGCAGAAGAACTTTCACATCATGAGAATCTTGTTTCATTTTTAGAAACCGTGAACCAGCCACACCACCAAAATGTGTCTGTTCCCAGCAATAATGTTCATGCACCTTATTCCAGTGACAAAG aacacATGTGTACTGTGGTTTATTTTGATGACTGCATGTCCATACATCAGTGTAAAATATCCTGCGAGTCCATGGGGGCATCCAAATATCGCTGGTTCCATAACGCCTGCTGTGAGTGCATTGGTCCAGAGTGTATCGACTATGGTAGTAAAACTGTCAAATGTATGAACTGCATgttttaa
- the TWSG1 gene encoding twisted gastrulation protein homolog 1 isoform X3, whose translation MKSPSVVMLTVAILVFLTWVPVSLSCNKALCASDVSKCLIQELCQCRPGEGNCSCCKECMLCLGTLWDECCDCVGMCNPRNYSDTPPTSKSTVEELHEPIPSLFRALTEGDTQLNWNIVSFPVAEELSHHENLVSFLETVNQPHHQNVSVPSNNVHAPYSSDKEHMCTVVYFDDCMSIHQCKISCESMGASKYRWFHNAC comes from the exons ATGAAGTCACCCTCTGTTGTTATGCTTACTGTAGCCATCCTGGTGTTCCTGACATGGGTCCCCGTGTCACTGAGTTGTAACAAAGCACTCTGTGCTAGTGATGTGAGCAAATGCCTCATTCAG GAGCTCTGCCAGTGCCGACCTGGAGAAGGAAATTGTTCCTGCTGCAAGGAGTGTATGCTGTGTCTCGGGACCCTTTGGGATGAGTGCTGTGACTGCGTTG gtatGTGTAATCCTCGCAACTACAGTGACACGCCTCCAACTTCAAAGAGCACAGTGGAGGAGCTTCATGAACCCATCCCTTCTCTCTTCCGGGCACTCACAGAAGGAGACACTCAGTTGAACTGGAACATTGTTTCCTTCCCTGTTGCAGAAGAACTTTCACATCATGAGAATCTTGTTTCATTTTTAGAAACCGTGAACCAGCCACACCACCAAAATGTGTCTGTTCCCAGCAATAATGTTCATGCACCTTATTCCAGTGACAAAG aacacATGTGTACTGTGGTTTATTTTGATGACTGCATGTCCATACATCAGTGTAAAATATCCTGCGAGTCCATGGGGGCATCCAAATATCGCTGGTTCCATAACGCCTGCT